A single region of the Strigops habroptila isolate Jane chromosome 3, bStrHab1.2.pri, whole genome shotgun sequence genome encodes:
- the CDKL2 gene encoding cyclin-dependent kinase-like 2 isoform X2 has product MRGIAFCHSHNIIHRDIKPENILVSQSGVVKLCDFGFARTLAASGEAYTDYVATRWYRAPELLVGDIKYGKAVDVWAIGSLVTEMLTGEPLFPGDSDIDQLYHITECLGNLIPRHQELLYKNPLFAGMRLPEVKEARSLDKRYPKLPAAVLDLAKKCLQIDPDKRPSCAELLECDFFNKDGFAERFTQELKLKIQKDARDHQLQKKSKISKRDKDDGLEERKILGVQDFSIEPKSRDAKLFKAKHSKAGAERADRSSNLSILYDSAINPFKISSRTSLKDSSSSLDYVKNTGIVIPPINQNVSPTAVGMGPLPGNLSYRADEKSKKHLNPFLRQRKHSPAGHYSVSLTSVANEKNILQANRRKWDFSKTDVHLPELNHLPELRGGEAWHPRYLKKENKTISESRVPSLAAIDLHTPSLASQQLSGTLMPEASEGSFPRVEHQPHGEDHSCL; this is encoded by the exons ATGAGAGGAATAGCATTTTGCCACAGTCATAAC ATAATCCATCGGGATATTAAGCCAGAGAACATATTAGTTTCTCAGTCAGGAGTTGTAAAACTCTGTGACTTTGGATTTGCCCGGACCTTAGCAGCTTCTGGCGAAGCTTACACAGACTATGTGGCAACCCGCTGGTACAgagctccagagctgctggtgggagACATCAAGTATGGCAA ggcTGTGGATGTGTGGGCTATTGGCTCTCTGGTAACAGAAATGCTCACAGGAGAGCCCCTTTTCCCAGGAGATTCAGACATTGACCAGCTCTACCATATCACTGAGTGCCTGG GTAATTTAATTCCAAGACACCAAGAGTTACTCTATAAAAATCCCCTCTTTGCTGGCATGAGGTTGCCTGAAGTGAAGGAGGCCAGATCTCTGGACAAACGCTATCCCaagctccctgctgcagtgctaGATTTAGCCAAG AAGTGTTTGCAGATTGACCCAGACAAAAGACCATCCTGTGCTGAACTCTTGGAGTGCGATTTCTTCAACAAGGATGGATTTGCTGAAAG ATTTACTCAGGAGCTTAAATTAAAGATTCAGAAAGATGCCCGAGACCatcaattacaaaaaaaatcaaaaatcagCAAAAGGGACAAAGATGATGGcttagaagagagaaaaatccttgGTGTCCAG GATTTCAGCATTGAGCCAAAGAGCAGAGATGCAAAGCTGTTCAAGGCGAAGCACTCGAAAGCTGGTGCAGAGAGAGCAGACCGATCCTCCAACCTGAGCATCCTGTACGACAGTGCGATCAACCCTTTTAAAATAAGCTCTCGAACCAGCCTCAAAgattccagcagcagcttggacTATGTCAAGAACACAGGCATAGTTATCCCTCCCATCAACCAGAACGTTTCTCCCACTGCAGTTGGGATGGGTCCTTTGCCTGGGAACCTTAGTTACAG AGCTGACGAAAAGAGTAAAAAACACTTGAACCCGTTTCTAAGGCAGCGGAAGCATTCTCCAGCAGGCCATTACAGTGTAAGCTTGACCTCG GttgctaatgaaaaaaacatcCTTCAGGCAAATAGGAGAAAATGGGACTTCTCCAAGACAGATGTGCATTTGCCAGAGCTAAATCATCTGCCTGAGctgagaggaggggaag CTTGGCATCCCAGAtatctgaaaaaggaaaataaaaccatttcagaGTCCCGTGTCCCCTCCCTTGCTGCTATTGACCTCCATACCCCAAGTCTGGCCTCACAACAG CTGTCAGGGACTTTGATGCCTGAGGCATCAGAAGGCAGCTTCCCCAGAGTTGAGCACCAGCCTCATGGAGAAGATCACAGCTGCCTGTAA
- the CDKL2 gene encoding cyclin-dependent kinase-like 2 isoform X1, whose product MEKYQVLGLVGEGSYGVVAKCRNKESGQIVAIKKFLESEDDAVVRKIAVREIKLLKQLRHENLVNLLEVCKKKKRWYLVFEFVDHTVLDDLEAFPNGLDCNRVRKYLFQIMRGIAFCHSHNIIHRDIKPENILVSQSGVVKLCDFGFARTLAASGEAYTDYVATRWYRAPELLVGDIKYGKAVDVWAIGSLVTEMLTGEPLFPGDSDIDQLYHITECLGNLIPRHQELLYKNPLFAGMRLPEVKEARSLDKRYPKLPAAVLDLAKKCLQIDPDKRPSCAELLECDFFNKDGFAERFTQELKLKIQKDARDHQLQKKSKISKRDKDDGLEERKILGVQDFSIEPKSRDAKLFKAKHSKAGAERADRSSNLSILYDSAINPFKISSRTSLKDSSSSLDYVKNTGIVIPPINQNVSPTAVGMGPLPGNLSYRADEKSKKHLNPFLRQRKHSPAGHYSVSLTSVANEKNILQANRRKWDFSKTDVHLPELNHLPELRGGEAWHPRYLKKENKTISESRVPSLAAIDLHTPSLASQQLSGTLMPEASEGSFPRVEHQPHGEDHSCL is encoded by the exons CAACTCAGGCATGAGAATCTCGTGAACCTGCTGGAAGTGTGTAAAAAGAAGAAACGGTGGTACCTGGTGTTTGAATTTGTGGACCACACAGTGCTTGATGACTTGGAGGCATTTCCCAATGGACTAGACTGCAACAGAGTTCGGAAATACCTATTTCAGATCATGAGAGGAATAGCATTTTGCCACAGTCATAAC ATAATCCATCGGGATATTAAGCCAGAGAACATATTAGTTTCTCAGTCAGGAGTTGTAAAACTCTGTGACTTTGGATTTGCCCGGACCTTAGCAGCTTCTGGCGAAGCTTACACAGACTATGTGGCAACCCGCTGGTACAgagctccagagctgctggtgggagACATCAAGTATGGCAA ggcTGTGGATGTGTGGGCTATTGGCTCTCTGGTAACAGAAATGCTCACAGGAGAGCCCCTTTTCCCAGGAGATTCAGACATTGACCAGCTCTACCATATCACTGAGTGCCTGG GTAATTTAATTCCAAGACACCAAGAGTTACTCTATAAAAATCCCCTCTTTGCTGGCATGAGGTTGCCTGAAGTGAAGGAGGCCAGATCTCTGGACAAACGCTATCCCaagctccctgctgcagtgctaGATTTAGCCAAG AAGTGTTTGCAGATTGACCCAGACAAAAGACCATCCTGTGCTGAACTCTTGGAGTGCGATTTCTTCAACAAGGATGGATTTGCTGAAAG ATTTACTCAGGAGCTTAAATTAAAGATTCAGAAAGATGCCCGAGACCatcaattacaaaaaaaatcaaaaatcagCAAAAGGGACAAAGATGATGGcttagaagagagaaaaatccttgGTGTCCAG GATTTCAGCATTGAGCCAAAGAGCAGAGATGCAAAGCTGTTCAAGGCGAAGCACTCGAAAGCTGGTGCAGAGAGAGCAGACCGATCCTCCAACCTGAGCATCCTGTACGACAGTGCGATCAACCCTTTTAAAATAAGCTCTCGAACCAGCCTCAAAgattccagcagcagcttggacTATGTCAAGAACACAGGCATAGTTATCCCTCCCATCAACCAGAACGTTTCTCCCACTGCAGTTGGGATGGGTCCTTTGCCTGGGAACCTTAGTTACAG AGCTGACGAAAAGAGTAAAAAACACTTGAACCCGTTTCTAAGGCAGCGGAAGCATTCTCCAGCAGGCCATTACAGTGTAAGCTTGACCTCG GttgctaatgaaaaaaacatcCTTCAGGCAAATAGGAGAAAATGGGACTTCTCCAAGACAGATGTGCATTTGCCAGAGCTAAATCATCTGCCTGAGctgagaggaggggaag CTTGGCATCCCAGAtatctgaaaaaggaaaataaaaccatttcagaGTCCCGTGTCCCCTCCCTTGCTGCTATTGACCTCCATACCCCAAGTCTGGCCTCACAACAG CTGTCAGGGACTTTGATGCCTGAGGCATCAGAAGGCAGCTTCCCCAGAGTTGAGCACCAGCCTCATGGAGAAGATCACAGCTGCCTGTAA